A single region of the Silene latifolia isolate original U9 population chromosome 8, ASM4854445v1, whole genome shotgun sequence genome encodes:
- the LOC141595446 gene encoding uncharacterized protein LOC141595446 — translation MPQTNGAVEAANKTLTAILRKMSDNYKDWPLKIPFALWGYRTSIRTAMGATPYYLVYGMEAVQPIELEVPSLRMLLESQVPEADWVQAKYDSLVLLDERCLNALYQVQLYQKRIERAFIKKVKPRKIKEGDLVLKSVRALLPVDPRGKFKSNWAGPYLVKIILTGGAVQLTDIDGNDFSNPTNPD, via the coding sequence ATGCCACAGACAAATGGGGCTGTAGAAGCTGCCAATAAAACACTTACAGCCATTTTAAGGAAAATGTCTGATAACTATAAAGATTGGCCATTAAAGATACCGTTTGCCTTGTGGGGATATAGAACTTCAATCAGAACAGCCATGGGGGCAACCCCGTACTACCTGGTTTATGggatggaggcagttcaacccATAGAACTAGAGGTGCCATCCCTTAGGATGTTACTTGAGAGCCAAGTTCCTGAAGCAGATTGGGTCCAAGCTAAATATGACTCTTTGGTTTTACTGGATGAACGATGCTTGAATGCGTTGTATCaggttcaactctatcagaaaaggatagaaAGGGCTTTTATTAAGAAGGTGAAACCTAGAaaaatcaaagaaggagatttggtgttGAAATCGGTTCGTGCACTACTGCCAGTAGACCCGAGGGGTAAATTTAAATCGAATTGGGCAGGCCCGTATTTGGTGAAAATAATTCTGACGGGAGGAGCGGTTCAGCTGACTGATATAGATGGAAATGACTTTTCGAATCCTACAAATCCGGACTAG